TGAGCGTCGTATGGCGATGTAAATCCCTTCAGTATTGCTGATCCTGCGGTTGTCTCTATCCCTCTTGTACATATATTGTCCTTTACCGCAACCGGAATTCCGGATAAGACTCCTTCTCCGTATTCTGCTTCATCAATTCTTGTGATAAATGCATTATACCTGTCCTCTTCCGTAAATGAAAAACTCTGCATTACATCACCTTTGGCGCTTTGATATAGCCGTCTTCGGTCTCACCGGCGTTTAATAGTGCCTCTTCCTGTGTTAATGACTCTTCAACTATATCATCCCTGAATACATTTTCAAGGTCAAAGCCTGTGTTTTCTTTCATCTCTACACGGTCCAGTATGTCAAAATATTCCAGAATATCATTGAAGCGTGTTGTGAACTGCTTCAGTTTATCTTTATCAATTGTTATGTCAGCAAGATTTGCTATGCTTTCAACTTCGTTATCAGAAACCATTATTCAAAGACCCTCTTTTATGTTATACTATTAAATGTTCCAGGTACTGTTGTACCGAATTTTTATAACCATATTGACGTGCCTGCCTTTGTATGT
The sequence above is a segment of the Methanoplanus limicola DSM 2279 genome. Coding sequences within it:
- the gatC gene encoding Asp-tRNA(Asn)/Glu-tRNA(Gln) amidotransferase subunit GatC — translated: MVSDNEVESIANLADITIDKDKLKQFTTRFNDILEYFDILDRVEMKENTGFDLENVFRDDIVEESLTQEEALLNAGETEDGYIKAPKVM